The genomic DNA TGGCTGTTCGGCGGGCAGGGGAGTATCTTCAGCCGCATCATCTACACGGTGGTGGCCATTGCCGCCATCTGGTGCATTTCGCTCCTGTTCCGGCCCGACCCTTACGAAGCCCATAAATAAGAAAAAAAGAACCGCCCGCGGGCGGTTCTTTTTATTTGTGATTATTGAAACTGCGGGCCTTTGGCATCCGCGTTGACCGTGAGCTTCGCGGTGGAATCAACCGACTCGCCCGGACGCACCAAACGGCCGACGACAACAAAACGGGCCTGTTTGTAGTTCGCGGTGCCGGCGGCGCCGAACTTGTAGGTGCAGGTGGACA from Anaerotruncus rubiinfantis includes the following:
- a CDS encoding DUF378 domain-containing protein, whose translation is MIDKIALLLTVIGGLNWGLIGIFQIDAVAWLFGGQGSIFSRIIYTVVAIAAIWCISLLFRPDPYEAHK